One window from the genome of Pyxicephalus adspersus chromosome 6, UCB_Pads_2.0, whole genome shotgun sequence encodes:
- the CEBPE gene encoding CCAAT/enhancer-binding protein epsilon, with the protein MSQNSYYECEKRGPISNYPSRLGGAQGELVGSNLCDPETSVDLSTYIESGEELLSDLFPLKQEHRLKGTYQYLPSEGFPSGALYGYPHSMIPERKIGAYESGGVIVKEETRGSHRAVCNTLQYQASQCAQTAVHLPPQMDGVHPPFRVLKGPLPGMVPASPIKDSGHKGKKLLSKDSLEYRMRRERNNIAVRKSRDKAKRRNLETQQRALEFMAENEKLRTRIHQLNQELEALRGVFRQIPEAAALAKGAGS; encoded by the exons ATGTCTCAGAACAGTTACTATGAGTGTGAAAAGCGAGGCCCAATCTCAAATTATCCTTCCCGTCTTGGAGGAGCCCAAGGAGAACTTGTGGGGAGTAATCTCTGTGATCCTGAGACTTCTGTGGATTTATCCACATACATTGAGTCAGGAGAAGAACTTTTGTCTGATCTCTTTCCACTCAAACAGGAACATCGTCTGAAAGGCACATACCAATACCTGCCATCTGAGGGCTTTCCTTCTGGGGCCTTGTATGGATACCCACACAGTATGATCCCAGAGCGCAAAATAGGAGCATATGAATCAGGAGGAGTCATTGTAAAGGAAGAGACCCGTGGATCACACAGGGCTGTATGTAACACTCTACAATACCAAGCTTCACAGTGTGCACAGACTGCAGTGCATCTACCCCCCCAAATGGACGGAGTGCATCCACCATTTCGTGTATTAAAG GGCCCTCTCCCAGGGATGGTGCCGGCCTCTCCAATAAAAGACTCGGGCCACAAAGGAAAGAAGTTATTGAGTAAAGACAGTCTGGAGTACCGCATGCGCAGAGAGAGAAACAATATTGCCGTGCGCAAGAGCCGTGATAAAGCCAAACGCAGAAATCTGGAAACTCAGCAACGAGCCCTTGAATTCATGGCAGAGAATGAGAAGCTGCGTACTCGCATACATCAGCTGAATCAAGAGCTTGAAGCTTTGCGAGGGGTTTTCAGGCAAATTCCAGAGGCAGCAGCTTTGGCTAAAGGAGCTGGAAGCTGA